The region CACAGCCGAACGGTTCGGCATCAATGCGGACGGAATCCGAACCACGCCGCTGTCTGGCCAGCCGGATATCTTCGATGGCTTCACGCCAGAGGTGGATGCCATTCTGCAAGCAAGCGTAGAGGACAGCTACCGCGATTTCCTGAACCAGGTCGCTGAGGGACGCGGAATGGACGCTGCGCGGGTGGACGAGATCGGGCAGGGCCGCGTCTGGGACGGCGGCACTGCACGCCAGCTTGGGTTGGTCGACCAGTTCGGCGGGCTGCAAGAGGCGCTCGAATGGGCCGCCAAAGAAGCGGGTCTGGAAGACAATGGCTGGCATGCCAAACGGCTGGGAAGCGCGGAAACGAGCTATGATTCGCTGATCCGGCAGATACTGACGAACAATTCGGAAGCTCGCGCGCCTGCCGGCGATATGTTCGCCGTGTTCGCGCGGCAGCAGACCGGCCAGGTCTCACGCGCGCTTGGAGATCTTGAACGATTGACAATGGTGCAAGGGGTTCAGGCCTATTGCCTGGAATGCCCGCGTGAAGTGCGCGGAACCGATGGCGCTGCGATCAAAGGATGGCTCGCAAGGCTCAGGGCAATCCTGGCAAACTAACCGTTGTCGAAACAGCCTAGCTCTGGCCTTTTCGGGCAATCCCGTTGGCTAGCATGTCATTGACAGTCGCAGCGACCTCTTCCGGCGTTCGATTGCCTTTGTGCCATATTGCAAAGCGCAGGCCAACAAAGACATTCATCCCTATCAAGGCCCAGGCGTGAATTTCGCCCAAACCGGTGCGGCATTCGCCCGCTGCGGAACAAGCGGAGCGCCCCTCGCGTCAACGCTGGGCCTCGAAGGAACGCTGACCGGCTTCTATGGCGATCCGCGCCCGGTCTTCGTGACTGGCGAGATCCGCTTCTAAGCGAGTCCCAATACCACCAGCTTTCCCTGTGGCCCTGACCTGCATCTTGCGGGTCAGCGCCGCAATCTTTGTGCAGCAAGTCCGGTTCGCGCGCTAATCACTGGAAATGCATTCTGGCCTCGTGCATAGGCGCTGCCCATGCATGATATCCGATTTATCCGAGAGAACCCGGAAGCCTTTGACGCAAAGCTGGTGCGGCGCGGGCTAGAGCCTGTATCCGCTAAGCTGATCGAAGCCGACGAGGTTCGCCGTGCCTCCGCGACGCGCCTGCAAGAAGCGCAGAACCGCCGAAACGAAGCATCAAAGCTGATCGGTCAGGCCATGGGCAAAGGCGACAAAGAAACCGCCGACGCGCTTAAAGCCGAAGTATCCGAGCTGAAGGAGACGCTGCCCGCCCTTGAAGAAACTTCACGCGCCGCAGAAAAGCAGTTGGAGGATATGCTTGCAGTCATTCCAAACCTGCCGGCTGACGATGTGCCCGATGGCGCTGACGAGAGCGACAACGTCGAAGTATCGACCTGGGGCGAAAAGCGCAGCTTTGACTTCGAGTCGAAGGAGCATGCGGATATCGGCCCCAATCTCGGCATGGAGTTCGACACCGGCGCAAAGATTTCCGGCGCGCGGTTCACATTCCTGCGTGGCGACATGGCACGGCTGCACCGCGCACTGGGCCAGTTCATGCTCGACCGGCAAACCCGCGAATATGGCTATACCGAATGCAATCCTCCCGTACTCGTCAAAGACGATGCCATGTACGGCACCGACAAACTGCCAAAGTTTGCAGAAGATAGCTTTCGCACAACGGATGATCGCTGGCTGATCCCCACGTCCGAAGTCAGCCTGACAGCTTCGGTAATGGGCGAGATTCTCGACGATAGCGCCCTGCCCATGCGACTAACTGGCCTGACGCTTTGCTTCCGCAGCGAAGCCGGTGCGGCTGGCAAGGATACGCGCGGCTTCATCCGTCAGCATCAGTTCGAAAAATGCGAACTGGTCAGCATCGTTCGTCCGGAAGATAGCGAAGCCGAACATGTACGCATGACCGAAGCTGCCGAGGCCATCCTGCAAGCGCTTGACCTGCCCTATCGCAAAGTTTTGCTGTGCACCGGCGACATGGGCTTTGGCGCGCGCAAGACTTACGATCTGGAGGTCTGGCTGCCCGGACAGGGCGCCTATCGCGAAATCAGCTCGTGCTCGAACACTGGCGATTTCCAGGCGCGGCGGATGAAAACCCGCTATCGCCCCGAAGGCGAAAAGAAGACCGAATTCG is a window of Altererythrobacter rubellus DNA encoding:
- the serS gene encoding serine--tRNA ligase, whose amino-acid sequence is MHDIRFIRENPEAFDAKLVRRGLEPVSAKLIEADEVRRASATRLQEAQNRRNEASKLIGQAMGKGDKETADALKAEVSELKETLPALEETSRAAEKQLEDMLAVIPNLPADDVPDGADESDNVEVSTWGEKRSFDFESKEHADIGPNLGMEFDTGAKISGARFTFLRGDMARLHRALGQFMLDRQTREYGYTECNPPVLVKDDAMYGTDKLPKFAEDSFRTTDDRWLIPTSEVSLTASVMGEILDDSALPMRLTGLTLCFRSEAGAAGKDTRGFIRQHQFEKCELVSIVRPEDSEAEHVRMTEAAEAILQALDLPYRKVLLCTGDMGFGARKTYDLEVWLPGQGAYREISSCSNTGDFQARRMKTRYRPEGEKKTEFVHTLNGSGLAVGRTLVAVLENYQNADGSITVPDALHPYMGGLTKLEPAA